The window GCTGCTCTACCAACTGAGCTACACCAGCTCTACATCTCGCCTGTTTCGCGAGGCCGCTATATTAGGGAAGTTCCACACCCGATGCAACACTTTTACAAAAAATTTGTCTTTTATTTGTCTTTACGTTTTTTTCATCTAAAACTTTATCTACTCTCGCCATAGTTTGAAGGTTAACCTCATCCTTTGTGGCCACCCAATACTCGAGCCTCCCCTTTGGAACTTCTTTAATCTTAGCGTCATAACCTTCGCTAATTCTTTGCTTAAGCAAGCGATTCGCCGAGTCTACATTTTTGAATAAGCCCAAAGAAATACCATTTCGCAACTCCCCCTGACTAATCAGGTAGCTATCAATCTTCCTCACCTGAAGTTCCCGCAGCTTTATTATCGCCGTCTTACGACTTTCCATTGGCTCCAAATAGACCCAATACTCAGGCGCTAGACTGATGTCCTTTGGAAATGCAACCGACTCCACACTCCTTTTTGCCAAAGCCATTCTCAAGCCCTGAGCAAGAGCATCCTCCTCAAAAGGCCCCATCAAAAGGCAAAGCTTCTCGCCTTTCGAGACAGGAGTTTCGGGAGCCTTTTCTACGCCAGGCTCAACAACTACCTTTTCTTCCCTCACATCCACTTCACTAAGTAAAGTTAAGAGGTTAGCGCCAGTTTCAGATAAAGCCGCCCTATTACGAACTTCTTCCAACCCTTCTCGTTTTTGCAGTTCGAGCCATTGAACAGCGAAAACAAGCCCATTCAACATAAGCAGAGAAATAAAGATCCAGCGCACAGGTTCAACCCCAATCAGTTTACAGGAACGCCATTACCGACAATTCGCAACCCATCCAAAACCAGCTCTTCTATGTAGACATAAGCCCGGTCATCCCCTAATAAAGCACTCACACCTCCGCCAGTGCAGACAACTCGGCTTTCGGCAAACTTGCGGGTCACACTTAGAACAAAAGCTTTCTGCATTGAAAACACCCCCCTCTCAATACATTCCCTGGTGGAACCGCCCGGAGCAATCTCAGAGTCAACGCCATAACTCCCTTTAAGCGCCGCAGTACTCACATTCAAAGCATTCAACATTAGCGCAGCCCCAGGAGCAATATACCCCCCTTTATGCACCCCAAATCTATCGACATAGTCCACCGTAACCGCGGTGCCACAATCAACAACACACAAATCCTCGGGGTACTTATTGTAGGCTGCAACCAAAGCCAACCATCGATCAACTCCTAAGGTCGCATAATCCGTATAAGCATTAACTAATCGGCCATATGACGGAGCCGTTTTCGCCCAGAATACATTTGCAATATTTTTGAGAACCTCTCGCAGAGTGTCATTAACCTCTTTCGAGGCAACACTACTAACTAGAGCCCTATCAACTCCCTCGGTAGGAATATTCCATTTTCCCGAGGTCGGGCCGTAGCCAATACTCCCACGAGCGAGGACTCTCCCCGATTCAATCAGACGCCATTTAAGCCCTGAGTTGCCCGCATCAAAATCAAGCTCCCTCATGAAACAGGCCTAACTGTAATCTCTCCCCCAACAAGGGATCTGAGCCGCCCATCCTCCCCGCGAACAAGCGCATAGCCGTCATTGGAAACACCCAAATATTCCCCACTCCAACACTCATTTCCGCTAAAAACCAACACCTTTCGCCCTTTTAGCAAATCATACTTATCCCACAATCCTTTCAAACCAAGAAAGCCCTCAGATTTATATGATTCAAGACAAACCAAAACAGAATCAATCAGAGCTACGCATAGTTGATTCCGATCCACTTTTACCTCACATGCATCAGACAATGCCGTCCAAGGCTGATCAATATCCCTACCCGCCTCAGGTTGCATAAGTACATTAACCCCCAAGCCAATGACCACATGCACAGGCCCTTCCTGCTCGCCCTGCACCTCCAACAATAGCCCCGCCAGCTTTCTCTCTGAATACCAAATATCATTTGGCCACTTTAGAGAGACTTCTATGTCGCATACAGTATTTATAGCGTCAGCAACGGCAGCCCCAATCGCAAGACTCAAACCATTTAGAACTGAAAATCCACCTGACAACCTAACAGCTACACTCATATATATATTTTGAGCAAACGGACTAACCCAAACCCTACCTCTTCTTCCCTTCCCTGTTGTTTGCCTCTCAGCAAGGAGAACGTCATATAGACCTACGGGCAAATCCCGACTACTTTCAAGAAGCTCTACGTTAGTGGAACCCACAGAATGCGCCACGTTAAACTCACGCAACTTGCCTTTCCAACGCTCCTTCAAATCATCACGCAGTCGCGACTTATCAAGTAGGCACAAAGGGCATTCAAGCCGATACCCCTTCCCTTTAATTGTCTCGACCTTTAGCCCATAAGCCGCCAACTGCGACACATGCTTCCACACCGCAGTTCGCGTAACCCCCAGAAGCTCACCCAGCTCAACACCAGAGTGAAACTCTCCATCAGAAAGAATTTCGACTAATTTGTCGTTCATACACAAAGCCCTTGCTCACTTCCTTTAAAAAGGGAAGCTTTCGATTATGACAAAGTTCCCACTAGCCCAAAACCACTAAATCATGAAGACATCCCAAGCACTACGCTCACGGAGTGCGCGCATGACTCCACCCTCACCGCTTAACGGCGATTGAACCGATAAATCAACAAGTTGGCCTCAAGACCTATGTCGCAGGCGTCGTCATCAACAGACAACGCCCAAAAACCTCGACCGGGGTCACTTTTCTCACCCTGGAAGATGAGACGGGCTCAATCAATATCATTGTCTGGAAAAGAACTGCGATGGCGCAGATGGACGCTCTCGTCAAGGCGCGGCTGCTGATGGTGTACGGGGAGATCGACAAGGATGACGAAGGGAGGATCGCGCACGTCATCGCCCACCGGTTGATAGACCTGACGTAACATCTTGAGGGTCTGGAGTCGCCCTCGCGGGACTTTCACTGAGCCTGGGGATTTGGGGGAGAGTCATGGCGCAGGGCCGCGCGGGATGCCGTTTGCACATTATGCCTTGCGATAAATTTCAGGCATAAAAAAACCCGCCACGAGGACGGGTTCTTCGTATTAAGAGCCTGACGACGACCTACTCTTGCATGGGTAATCCACACTACCATCGGCGCTGGACTGTTTCACTTCTGAGTTCGGAATGGGATCAGGTGGTTCCAGTCCGCTATGATCATCAGGCAAAACCGTTAAGCTTTGTCTTAGTCTAGCTTGTCTAGTTGGCGCTTGGTCAGAAGACCTTTAACTTGGATAAGCAGTTATACTCAATCAATACCGGTAAATTACTTCGGTGTTATATGGTCAAGCCTCTCGGGCAATTAGTACTGGTTAGCTCAACGCCTCGCAGCGCTTACACACCCAGCCTATCAACCTCGTGGTCTACAAGGGCCCTTTAGGAGGATCAAGTCCTCAGGGAGATCTTATCTTGAAGGGGGCTTCCCGCTTAGATGCTTTCAGCGGTTATCCCGTCCGAACATAGCTACCGGGCAATGCGATTGGCATCACAACCCGAACACCAGCGGTTCGTTCACTCCGGTCCTCTCGTACTAGGAGCAACTCTCCTCAAATCTCCAACGTCCACGGCAGATAGGGACCGAACTGTCTCACGACGTTCTAAACCCAGCTCGCGTACCACTTTAAATGGCGAACAGCCATACCCTTGGGACCGGCTTCAGCCCCAGGATGTGATGAGCCGACATCGAGGTGCCAAACACCGCCGTCGATGTGAACTCTTGGGCGGTATCAGCCTGTTATCCCCGGAGTACCTTTTATCCGTTGAGCGATGGCCCTTCCATACAGAACCACCGGATCACTAAGACCTACTTTCGTACCTGCTCGACGTGTTTGTCTCGCAGTTAAGCGCGCTTTTGCCTTTACACTAACCGTACGATGTCCGACCGTACTTAGCGCACCTTCGTGCTCCTCCGTTACTCTTTTGGAGGAGACCGCCCCAGTCAAACTACCCACCACACAGTGTCCTCGACCGGGATTACCAGTCAGAGTTAGAACCTCAAACATGCCAGGGTGGTATTTCAAGGATGGCTCCACGAGAACTGGCGTCCTCGCTTCAAAGCCTCCCACCTATCCTACACAAGCAGGTTCAAAGTCCACTGTGAAGCTATAGTAAAGGTTCACGGGGTCTTTCCGTCTAGCCGCGGATACACTGCATCTTCACAGCGATTTCAATTTCACTGAGTCTCGGGTGGAGACAGCGCCCCCATCGTTACGCCATTCGTGCAGGTCGGAACTTACCCGACAAGGAATTTCGCTACCTTAGGACCGTTATAGTTACGGCCGCCGTTTACCGGGGCTTCGATCAAGAGCTTCGCTTACGCTAACCCCATCAATTAACCTTCCGGCACCGGGCAGGCGTCACACCCTATACGTCCACTTTCGTGTTTGCAGAGTGCTGTGTTTTTAATAAACAGTCGCAGGGGCCTGGTATCTTCGACCGCCTTCCGCTCCAGCCGCAGGGCCTTCACGTAATGACGGCGTGCCTTCTCCCGAAGTTACGGCACCATTTTGCCTAGTTCCTTCACCCGAGTTCTCTCAAGCGCCTTGGTATTCTCTACCTGACCACCTGTGTCGGTTTGGGGTACGGTTTTGTATTGCCTGAAGCTTAGAGGCTTTTCCTGGAAGCTGGGCATCAATCACTTCGCTCTCTTAAAGAGAGCTCGTCATCACCCCTCAGCATTGTGTGTCCGGATTTGCCTAAACACACTGCCTACAGGCTTAAACCTGGACTACCAATCCCAGGCTGACCTAGCCTTCTCCGTCCCCCCATCGCAGCAATACAAAGTATCGGAATTTTAACCGATTTCCCATCGACTACACCTTTCGGTCTCGCCTTAGGGGCCGACTCACCCTGCGCCGATTAGCGTTGCGCAGGAACCCTTGGTCTTCCGGCGTGCGGGTTTTTCACCCGCATTATCGTTACTCATGTCAGCATTCGCACTTCTGATACCTCCAGCATGCCTCTCGACACACCTTCATCAGCTTACAGAACGCTCCCCTACCACTCATCCATTGGATGAATCCGCAGCTTCGGCGCCATGTTTGAGCCCCGTTACATCTTCCGCGCAGGCCGACTCGACTAGTGAGCTATTACGCTTTCTTTAAAGGGTGGCTGCTTCTAAGCCAACCTCCTAGCTGTCTCTGCCTTCCCACATCGTTTCCCACTTAACATGGACTTGGGGGCCTTAGCTGGCGGTCTGGGTTGTTTCCCTCTTCACGACGGACGTTAGCACCCGCCGTGTGTCTCCCGGATATCACTCTACGGTATTCGGAGTTTGCATGGGGTTGGTAAGTCGAGATGACCCCCTAGCCCAAACAGTGCTCTACCCCCGTAGGCGTTCGTCCGAGGCGCTACCTAAATAGCTTTCGGGGAGAACCAGCTATCTCCGAGTTTGATTGGCCTTTCACCCCCAGCCACAAGTCATCCGAATCTTTTTCAACAGATTTCGGTTCGGTCCTCCAGTTGATGTTACTCAACCTTCAACCTGCCCATGGCTAGATCACTCGGTTTCGGGTCTACGCCTAGCGACTAATTCGCCCTATTCAGACTCGGTTTCCCTACGCCTCCCCTATTCGGTTAAGCTCGCCACTAAACGTAAGTCGCTGACCCATTATACAAAAGGTACGCAGTCACAGAATAAATCTGCTCCCACTGCTTGTACGCATACGGTTTCAGGTTCTATTTCACTCCCCTCACAGGGGTTCTTTTCGCCTTTCCCTCACGGTACTGGTTCACTATCGGTCAACTGGGAGTATTTAGCCTTGGAGGATGGTCCCCCCATATTCAGTCAAGATAACACGTGTCCCGACCTACTCGATTTCACTTTGATAAGATTTCAGATACGGGGCTGTCACCCACTATGGCCGCACTTTCCAGAGCGTTCTCCTATCTGTCACAAAGCTTAAGGGCTGTTCCCCGTTCGCTCGCCGCTACTGAGGGAATCTCGGTTGATTTCTTTTCCTCGGGGTACTTAGATGTTTCAGTTCCCCCGGTTCGCCTCCTACACCTATGGATTCAGTGCAGGATACCTGATAAATCAGGTGGGTTTCCCCATTCAGAGATCGCCGGGTCAAAGGTTATTTGCCACCTCGCCGACGCTTATCGCAGGCTTTCACGTCTTTCATCGCCTCCAGTTGCCAAGGCATCCACCGTATGCGCTTATTCACTTGACCATATAACCCGAAGTAATTTCATTACTGCCATCACTTCAAGCTATACAGCGCTGGTTTCACCGTAACAATAATTTGCCGATATTGCGCTTGAGTATAACTACTCAGTAAAACCTATCCGTTAAGTGACAAATAAACTTCATCTGTCACCACGTTGGTTTTTACTTTGCTTATCCAAATTGTTAAAGAGCTTCTCTGACCAAATGCCAGAAACCAATACAGTCATCTTTCTGAAACTTTCATGCTGTATTCGTTTCTATCATCTGAAACCGTCAGATTTCACTTACTTAATTGTCAACCGTACTACTACCATTCTGTGAATGGTGGAGCTGAGCGGGATCGAACCGCTGACCTCCTGCGTGCAAGGCAGGCGCTCTCCCAGCTGAGCTACAGCCCCATAATTTTCCTAATCAAACCTAGTTATTCACCAAGAACAAGGAAATTCTGGTGGGTCTGGGTGGACTTGAACCACCGACCTCACCCTTATCAGGGGTGCGCTCTAACCACCTGAGCTACAGACCCAGAACTTGCAATCTCTCGATTGCGTCACGGGTCTGATGACCCTTAAGTAAGCTCTCTACTCGCCAATCAAGCAATTTGTTGTGGACGCCAAACTGAGACAGTTGGATATCGTTTAAGGAGGTGATCCAGCCGCAGGTTCCCCTACGGCTACCTTGTTACGACTTCACCCCAGTCATGAATCACACCGTGGTAACCGTCCTCCCGAAGGTTAGACTAGCTACTTCTGGTGCAACCCACTCCCATGGTGTGACGGGCGGTGTGTACAAGGCCCGGGAACGTATTCACCGCGACATTCTGATTCGCGATTACTAGCGATTCCGACTTCATGGAGTCGAGTTGCAGACTCCAATCCGGACTACGAGACGCTTTAAGAGATTAGCTCCACCTCGCGGCTTGGCAACCCTCTGTACGCCCCATTGTAGCACGTGTGTAGCCCTGGCCGTAAGGGCCATGATGACTTGACGTCGTCCCCACCTTCCTCCGGTTTGTCACCGGCAGTCTCCCTAAAGTTCCCACCCGAAGTGCTGGCAAATAGGGACAAGGGTTGCGCTCGTTACGGGACTTAACCCAACATTTCACAACACGAGCTGACGACAGCCATGCAGCACCTGTCTCAGAGTTCCCGAAGGCACCAATCCATCTCTGGAAAGTTCTCTGGATGTCAAGGCCAGGTAAGGTTCTTCGCGTTGCTTCGAATTAAACCACATGCTCCACCGCTTGTGCGGGCCCCCGTCAATTCATTTGAGTTTTAACCTTGCGGCCGTACTCCCCAGGCGGAGAACTTATCGCGTTAGCTGCGCCACTAAAGTCTCTAAGGACCCCAACGGCTAGTTCTCATCGTTTACGGCGTGGACTACCAGGGTATCTAATCCTGTTTGCTCCCCACGCTTTCGCACCTCAGCGTCAGTTTTTGGCCAGAGGGCCGCCTTCGCCACTGGTATTCCTCCAGATCTCTACGCATTTCACCGCTACACCTGGAATTCTACCCTCCTCTCCAAAACTCTAGTCGCCCAGTTCTAAATGCAGTTCCCAGGTTGAGCCCGGGGATTTCACATCTAGCTTAAGCAACCGCCTACGCGCGCTTTACGCCCAGTAATTCCGATTAACGCTCGCACCCTCCGTATTACCGCGGCTGCTGGCACGGAGTTTGCCGGTGCTTCTTCTGTGGGTAACGTCAACTGCAGCTGATATTAGCAACTGCCCTTTCCTCCCCACTGAAAGTGCTTTACAACCCGAAGGCCTTCTTCACACACGCGGCATGGCTGGATCAGGGTTGCCCCCATTGTCCAATATTCCCCACTGCTGCCTCCCGTAGGAGTCTGGACCGTGTCTCAGTTCCAGTGTGACTGATCATCCTCTCAGACCAGTTACGGATCGTCGCCTTGGTAGGCTCTTACCCTACCAACTAGCTAATCCGACATAGGCTCATCTGTTAGCGCAAGGTCCGAAGATCCCCTGCTTTCCCCCGTAGGGCGTATGCGGTATTAATCCGAGTTTCCCCGGGCTATCCCCCTCTAACAGGCAGATTCCTATGCATTACTCACCCGTCCGCCGCTCGTCAGCTCCCGAAGGACTGTTACCGCTCGACTTGCATGTGTTAAGCCTGCCGCCAGCGTTCAATCTGAGCCATGATCAAACTCTTCAGTTTAAAGAGTGTGAATCATTAAGATTCTTAATCTTGCTCAAGTTAAAACTACTGTACTCTTGAGTGATTGCTCACCCATGAATTGTACGAGTCACTAACTTAAGACTTAATCTTTCCAGATCCGCCTCAGTTAGCGCCCACAACAAATTACTTGATTAACTTTTTAAAGAACTTTCTCTTCCGGAGACTCTCTCCGACCGAGGCGCGCATTCTACACTTTCGTTTCTCAGTGTCAACTCCTTTTTAGCGCCGCCGACTCTTTCGAACCAGCTCTTTCCCTCCCCTCCGACCGGCTTCCCCGTCGAAGTGGGGCGCATTATACGCACCCACTAATTTCGCGCAAGCACTATTTTCGTTATTTCACAAAAACCTGCGCTATCTTCTTCTTACCCGCCTGAATCACGTGCTCGCTTCCTCTTTGCACCATAAAGCTCGAGTCCACCAGCGCGCCATCCACAAACACTGCACCTCGACCCAGAACATCTTTCGCCGCTGCGCCATTCTTCACCAAGTCGGCTCTGCGAAGAATATAAGATATGGAAAACTCCGTCTGGTCATCGCTTTCTTCTATATGAACGGCAGGCACGTTCTCCGGGATCTCTCCCAGCTTAACTTGATTGCCCGCTGATTTATGCGCACTTTGCGCAGCCTCGCCACCATGAAAACGAGCAACAATCTCTTCAGCAAGCAGCCGCTTGATGTTTTGAGGGTTTTCTCCAGCGTTAACCTGCACTTTAAAATCTTCAATTTCCGCCATATCCCGAAAACTTAAGAGTTCGAAGTAGCGCCACATTAATTCGTCAGGGATAGACAGCAGCTTACTGAACATCTCTCCAGGCAGATCATTAACGCCGATATAGTTGCCCAGAGACTTCGACATTTTTTGCACACCGTCCAGACCTTCAAGGATCGGCATTGTCATGATTACCTGAGGCTCTTGGTCGTAATGCTTCTGCAGCATACGCCCCATCAACAAATTAAACTTCTGGTCAGTTCCACCCAGTTCAACGTCAGCGCGCAAAGCAACAGAGTCATACCCCTGCACTAACGGGTAGAGAAACTCATGGATAGAGATCGACTGCTCATTGTGGTAGCGCTTGTGAAAGTCGTCGCGCTCAAGCATACGCGCAACGGTATATTGACCCGCCAAACGAATCATGTCCGCCGCAGAGAGCTTATCCATCCATTCACTGTTAAAGCGAACTTCCGTTTTTTGCGGGTCCAAAATTTTGAACACCTGTTCTTTATATGTCTGAGCGTTTCGAGCCACATCGTCTTTCGTTAATGGAGGACGAGTGGCGCTCTTGCCAGTAGGATCTCCGATCATCCCCGTAAAGTCGCCAATCAGGAAAATGACCTGATGCCCCAGGTCCTGAAACTGACGCAACTTATTAATAAGAACCGTATGCCCTAAATGTAAATCAGGCGCAGTCGGATCGAAGCCCGCTTTGATCCTGAGCGGCTCTCCCCTTTTTAACTTTTCGATCAATCCTTCTTCCTGAATAATTTCTTCCGCACCGCGCTTTATCAGCGCTAAAGACTCTTCTACAGATGGCATTACAGACGCCCTATTTGCAACTTGTTACGCTATTAACACTTAGTAATCGATATTCATGACCCTTGTCACGAACGCAGCACCAGGCAACGGCTTTAATATGACCCGGGGGCGCGATAGTATAGCAGCATTTTTCGCCAGCCAAACTGTTTGATATATGCACAGTTTCCAAAAACGCTTATACTCTATAGTTAAAGTTTTTTACAAACATCTGGACTTAACCTTCGATGTTAATTAAGAAAATATTACCCAAGTTCTCACGGATACATTTCCTGGCGGTCGCGGCTGCAGGATCTATGCTCGGATCAGCGCTCATTCTTAGCCCATCCGAGCAAACAGCGGCAGGCCGCATTACCTTAAACATTCCTTTAGATGGCCAGCCCTCAAGCCAAGCTGATTCCAGCAGTCCTATTGCGGACTTGCCCGAAACCACAGCCCCCACAAAGATTAAACCACTGGTTCCCTCAGCAGTAGAGCAAGTCACTGAGACACCCGCCCCAACTGCCGCAGCCGAACCAGAAATCGCCTGGAATGAGTTTGAGGTCAAGAACGGCGACAGCCTGTCCAGCTTATTTAAAAGAGCCGGAGCTTCCAGCGCCGAACTGGCGCAGATGGTGGACGATATTCCCGGTAAAGAATGGACTCAGATTTTTCCTGGAGAAAAGCTGGATTTTGCATTCAACTCGGAAAACAAACTTAGCGCGCTGCGTATTCACCGTAGCCAGCTGGAAAACTGGCTGATAAACGCCAACGCTGACAATAAATTCGAGCTTGAGAAAGTCGTTCTCAAGCCAGATGTTCAGACCGCTTACGCTGAAGGCGTGATTAAATCGGCGCTGTTCATTGACGCTAAAAATGCCGGCCTTCCTGACAGCCTGATCATGGATTTGGCAAACATTTTTGGCTGGGATGTTGACTTCGTGCTGGACATTCGCAGTGGCGACTCGTTCAAGCTGGTTTATGAAGAGCTTTTCCTTGATGGCAAAAAGATCTCCAATGGCAATATCCTTGCCGCTGAGTTCACAAACCAAGGTGAAACATTCACTGCAGTGCGCTATGAAGACCAGGAAGGCAAAACGGGCTATTTCACCCCAGATGGGAAGAGCCTGAAAAAAGCATTTTTACGCACACCGATAGATTTCGCTCGTATATCCTCCCACTTCAACTTGCAACGTAAACATCCTGTTCTGCATAAGTTCCGTGCACATAAAGGCACCGACTACGCAGCTGGGCGCGGCACCCCTATAAAGGCGAGTGGAGACGGCAAGGTGATTTTCGCCGGCCGCAAGGGAGGTTACGGTAACGTAGTGATTCTGCAGCATGGTCAATCCATTACCACTCTCTACGCTCATATGAAAGGATTTGCTCGCGGCATCAAAAACGGCAAGCGCATAAACCAAGGACAAGTTATTGGTTATGTAGGCAGCTCAGGTTTGGCGACAGGACCCCACCTGCACTATGAGTTCCGCGTCAACGGCGTACACAAAAACCCGGTAACAGTGAAGTTCCCTCATGCGCAACCTGTCGCCAGCAATGAAATGTCTCGCTTTAAAGAACAGGCCCAAACGGCACTGGCCCAAATGCAGGCCTACTCTGACAGTTATCAGGTCGCAAAACGAGACAGTCTAAGCTCCGACAACGCGGACTTATGAACGATCAGGAAATATTCGCCGGACTCATGTCCGGCACCAGCCTGGATGGTGTTGATGCAGCCCTGGCGAAATTCCAGGGCGAAATTCCCGAAACCGTCGCAACCTCCTTTACGCCATTTCCTTCTGATCTGAAGTCTAAACTTCATAACCTTGCTGTCGCTGACAGCTGGCGTCCAGACGAATTATTCACAGCCGAAAGCCAGCTAACCTTGCTATACGCCGACGCAATAAACACCCTTCTTATCAGCTCCGACATCGATAGATGCCGCATTCGCGCAATCGGCTGCCACGGTCAAACCATCCGACATCGACCAGCAGCAAGTTGGCCATACACTTGCCAGCTCGCCAACCCCAGTCTACTGGCTGAGAAAACAGGAATCACCGTTGTTGCGGACTTTCGCCGCAGAGATATCGCAGCGGGCGGCGAAGGCGCGCCTCTGGCGCCAGCATTCCATCTGCATGCTTTACAGAATCGTTTTCCCAATTGCGCCGTCGTTAATATCGGCGGCATCGCTAACATCACTCAATGGTCGGAAGCAACCAACTCCGTTGTTGGTTTTGATTGTGGACCAGGCAACATGCTCATGGATGCCTGGTGTTCGCATGCCTTCCAACTGAATTGCGACCAAGGCGGACAAATAGCCAGGACGGGATCGATTAACCACGCATTACTGCAGGAAATGAAAAGGGAGCCTTTCTTCTCTCTCCCAGCTCCCAAGAGCACAGGTCGGGAGCTGTTTAATCATGACTGGCTGCAGACCAACCTGCAGAAGGCTCCATCTGTTAGCGATAGAGATATTCTGGCGACACTCACTGAACTGACCGCCCAAACCATCTGCGAAGCTCTAAACGTCCACACTCTCACTCACCTCTTTGTCTGCGGCGGCGGCGTGCATAATCTTTTTTTGATGGAAAGACTTCGTCATCATCTGCCCCACGTTTTGTTGCAGGGGACCGACAGCGCAGGCATCGATCCAGATTTCATGGAAGCAATGGCTTTCGCCTGGCTGGCGAAGCGAACATTAGATGGGTTGCCGGGCAATATCCCAGCGGTAACTCGCGCTCAAGGGAAGAGGATATTAGGGGCGATTTACCCCGCCTGATAGCTTGTGGTGATTAGCCCAGACTAGAAGTCCACGTAGCCTTTCTCTTTCAGCTTTTTTTCTTCCGCGGGACCATAAGGCACTATTTCGACAAAGGGCGGCAATGCACTGCGATC is drawn from Hahella sp. KA22 and contains these coding sequences:
- a CDS encoding type III pantothenate kinase, with the translated sequence MRELDFDAGNSGLKWRLIESGRVLARGSIGYGPTSGKWNIPTEGVDRALVSSVASKEVNDTLREVLKNIANVFWAKTAPSYGRLVNAYTDYATLGVDRWLALVAAYNKYPEDLCVVDCGTAVTVDYVDRFGVHKGGYIAPGAALMLNALNVSTAALKGSYGVDSEIAPGGSTRECIERGVFSMQKAFVLSVTRKFAESRVVCTGGGVSALLGDDRAYVYIEELVLDGLRIVGNGVPVN
- a CDS encoding biotin--[acetyl-CoA-carboxylase] ligase, which produces MNDKLVEILSDGEFHSGVELGELLGVTRTAVWKHVSQLAAYGLKVETIKGKGYRLECPLCLLDKSRLRDDLKERWKGKLREFNVAHSVGSTNVELLESSRDLPVGLYDVLLAERQTTGKGRRGRVWVSPFAQNIYMSVAVRLSGGFSVLNGLSLAIGAAVADAINTVCDIEVSLKWPNDIWYSERKLAGLLLEVQGEQEGPVHVVIGLGVNVLMQPEAGRDIDQPWTALSDACEVKVDRNQLCVALIDSVLVCLESYKSEGFLGLKGLWDKYDLLKGRKVLVFSGNECWSGEYLGVSNDGYALVRGEDGRLRSLVGGEITVRPVS
- a CDS encoding OB-fold nucleic acid binding domain-containing protein; the encoded protein is MNQQVGLKTYVAGVVINRQRPKTSTGVTFLTLEDETGSINIIVWKRTAMAQMDALVKARLLMVYGEIDKDDEGRIAHVIAHRLIDLT
- the tyrS gene encoding tyrosine--tRNA ligase, which encodes MPSVEESLALIKRGAEEIIQEEGLIEKLKRGEPLRIKAGFDPTAPDLHLGHTVLINKLRQFQDLGHQVIFLIGDFTGMIGDPTGKSATRPPLTKDDVARNAQTYKEQVFKILDPQKTEVRFNSEWMDKLSAADMIRLAGQYTVARMLERDDFHKRYHNEQSISIHEFLYPLVQGYDSVALRADVELGGTDQKFNLLMGRMLQKHYDQEPQVIMTMPILEGLDGVQKMSKSLGNYIGVNDLPGEMFSKLLSIPDELMWRYFELLSFRDMAEIEDFKVQVNAGENPQNIKRLLAEEIVARFHGGEAAQSAHKSAGNQVKLGEIPENVPAVHIEESDDQTEFSISYILRRADLVKNGAAAKDVLGRGAVFVDGALVDSSFMVQRGSEHVIQAGKKKIAQVFVK
- a CDS encoding OapA family protein, which gives rise to MLIKKILPKFSRIHFLAVAAAGSMLGSALILSPSEQTAAGRITLNIPLDGQPSSQADSSSPIADLPETTAPTKIKPLVPSAVEQVTETPAPTAAAEPEIAWNEFEVKNGDSLSSLFKRAGASSAELAQMVDDIPGKEWTQIFPGEKLDFAFNSENKLSALRIHRSQLENWLINANADNKFELEKVVLKPDVQTAYAEGVIKSALFIDAKNAGLPDSLIMDLANIFGWDVDFVLDIRSGDSFKLVYEELFLDGKKISNGNILAAEFTNQGETFTAVRYEDQEGKTGYFTPDGKSLKKAFLRTPIDFARISSHFNLQRKHPVLHKFRAHKGTDYAAGRGTPIKASGDGKVIFAGRKGGYGNVVILQHGQSITTLYAHMKGFARGIKNGKRINQGQVIGYVGSSGLATGPHLHYEFRVNGVHKNPVTVKFPHAQPVASNEMSRFKEQAQTALAQMQAYSDSYQVAKRDSLSSDNADL
- a CDS encoding anhydro-N-acetylmuramic acid kinase, with the translated sequence MNDQEIFAGLMSGTSLDGVDAALAKFQGEIPETVATSFTPFPSDLKSKLHNLAVADSWRPDELFTAESQLTLLYADAINTLLISSDIDRCRIRAIGCHGQTIRHRPAASWPYTCQLANPSLLAEKTGITVVADFRRRDIAAGGEGAPLAPAFHLHALQNRFPNCAVVNIGGIANITQWSEATNSVVGFDCGPGNMLMDAWCSHAFQLNCDQGGQIARTGSINHALLQEMKREPFFSLPAPKSTGRELFNHDWLQTNLQKAPSVSDRDILATLTELTAQTICEALNVHTLTHLFVCGGGVHNLFLMERLRHHLPHVLLQGTDSAGIDPDFMEAMAFAWLAKRTLDGLPGNIPAVTRAQGKRILGAIYPA